In bacterium, a single genomic region encodes these proteins:
- a CDS encoding glycosyltransferase family 4 protein yields MRFLFLTQYFPPEVGAAQLRLYAICKELLKRGHKITVVTGMPNYPKGEIFPEYRGKLYMKEIIESIPVIRTWIYPATHGNIIIRKILWKRLLNYFSFTLTSLYGILHTSRPDYIFVESPPLFLGISGYLGSRFMSAPYIFNVSDLWPDSVEEMGIIKNKILIKLAKKLEAFLYSNAFLINGVTLGIVDSIVKKGVHSDKVLFLPNGVDVDLFKPLPPVVGAIHELSLQSLKLFDKKVFIYSGIHGYAQSLETLLKA; encoded by the coding sequence ATGAGATTCTTATTTCTAACCCAATACTTTCCGCCAGAGGTGGGTGCAGCCCAACTTAGACTATACGCAATCTGTAAGGAGCTTTTAAAAAGAGGGCATAAAATAACAGTAGTAACTGGTATGCCAAATTACCCTAAAGGCGAAATCTTTCCAGAATATCGGGGCAAACTTTATATGAAAGAGATCATTGAGAGTATTCCAGTAATAAGGACATGGATTTATCCCGCTACCCATGGCAATATAATTATCCGGAAGATCCTGTGGAAAAGACTATTAAATTATTTTTCGTTTACTTTAACTTCGTTATACGGTATTTTGCACACATCTCGACCTGATTATATTTTTGTTGAGTCGCCTCCTTTATTCTTAGGAATCAGTGGCTACTTAGGTAGCCGATTTATGAGTGCCCCTTATATCTTTAATGTATCTGACCTATGGCCCGATTCAGTAGAAGAGATGGGAATTATAAAAAATAAAATTTTAATTAAATTAGCTAAAAAATTAGAAGCTTTCCTTTACTCAAATGCATTTTTGATAAATGGGGTTACTTTAGGAATTGTAGACTCTATTGTAAAAAAGGGCGTCCACAGTGATAAGGTATTGTTTTTACCCAATGGTGTGGATGTAGACCTATTTAAGCCATTACCCCCTGTAGTAGGGGCAATTCATGAATTGTCCCTACAAAGCTTAAAACTTTTTGATAAGAAAGTTTTCATTTACTCAGGTATTCATGGATATGCACAATCACTTGAAACACTACTAAAAGCA
- a CDS encoding glycosyltransferase: MKICYLADALSVHIQQWVEYFVDKGYEIDVISFRQANISGANVHFINVGNVSYKGGIRNWQYLIRINRIKELIHKIKPNILHAHYITSYGFIGALVNFHPYVISALGSDILIAPRESLFLRLCIKKAINRADLIISHAFHLFQALISMGANKEKSILFGWGVDLKRISKEVEPQREENTVISARQFEPIYNLELLIRAIPYVIKFIPDANFILIGDGTQKEQLENLAHKLKIDEHVKFLGKISHSNVLKHLGSSQIYTSTSLSDGTSATLLEAMALGAFPVVTDIPANREWIQDGINGFLVPTSDPKRLAERIVDAIRCPQLREDAKIKNAIIISEKANFKKNMQIIENEYRKLLKQVQ, translated from the coding sequence ATGAAAATTTGCTATCTTGCAGATGCATTGAGTGTACATATACAACAATGGGTAGAATATTTTGTTGATAAAGGATATGAAATAGATGTCATCTCATTTAGGCAAGCAAATATAAGTGGAGCCAATGTTCACTTTATAAATGTGGGCAATGTTTCATATAAAGGAGGCATTAGGAATTGGCAATATTTGATAAGAATCAATAGAATAAAAGAGTTGATACATAAAATAAAGCCTAACATACTACACGCACATTATATAACGAGTTACGGGTTTATTGGGGCACTTGTAAATTTTCATCCCTATGTTATAAGTGCTCTCGGGTCGGACATCTTAATTGCACCGCGTGAATCGTTGTTCCTTAGACTTTGTATTAAAAAAGCAATTAATAGGGCTGATTTGATTATCTCACATGCTTTTCATCTTTTCCAGGCATTGATTTCTATGGGGGCTAATAAAGAAAAGTCAATCCTCTTTGGATGGGGTGTAGATTTAAAAAGAATTAGTAAAGAGGTAGAACCACAAAGGGAAGAAAATACAGTTATAAGTGCAAGACAATTCGAGCCAATATATAATTTAGAGCTACTTATTCGGGCTATTCCTTATGTGATAAAATTTATACCGGATGCTAATTTTATCTTAATAGGAGATGGAACCCAAAAGGAGCAATTAGAGAATTTAGCTCATAAGCTTAAGATAGATGAACATGTTAAGTTCTTAGGTAAAATTTCGCATTCTAATGTTTTAAAGCATTTGGGGTCATCGCAAATATATACATCTACATCACTATCTGATGGCACATCAGCTACACTATTAGAGGCTATGGCTTTAGGGGCATTTCCAGTTGTCACAGATATTCCTGCTAATAGAGAATGGATTCAGGATGGTATAAATGGGTTTTTGGTCCCTACATCTGACCCTAAAAGATTAGCAGAAAGAATAGTAGATGCTATTCGTTGTCCCCAATTAAGGGAGGATGCTAAAATAAAGAATGCAATAATTATTAGTGAGAAAGCCAATTTCAAAAAGAATATGCAAATAATAGAAAATGAGTATAGAAAATTGCTAAAGCAAGTTCAATGA